From a region of the Erythrobacter neustonensis genome:
- a CDS encoding PQQ-binding-like beta-propeller repeat protein, whose protein sequence is MTHTKLARAALLAGVLATGLTGCKGGLFGGGDDKTTPTVGNRTPILSRIESGAEVDPALAAVSVVLPPARANAEWAQAGGAASKSYGHLALAETPTKIWTAKVAGSSNRMRLAASPVIGGGKVFAVGTDGAISAFDKATGARVWSRGDESITKDQAPSAFGGGVSFEAGKLYATNGVGEVRALNAETGDELWKVKPAGPLRGSPTIAFGQVFVMTQDNQLIALNTADGALVWDESGSNTQSGVFGVAAPAAGQGSIVAGYSSGELTAYRYENGRSLWSDALARTNISTTVGSITDIDADPIIDSGRVYALGQGGRMAAYELVTGQRIWELNLAGISTPAIAGEWIFTLTDDARLLAIARSSGRVRWISQLQRYRDAEDKKGPIFWTGPVLAGGQLWAASSRGEVWRISAGEGSATLFADVGAPVSLAPVVADGVLYVLDDAGTIHAWK, encoded by the coding sequence ATGACACACACCAAACTGGCGCGGGCCGCATTGCTCGCTGGCGTGCTGGCCACAGGGCTGACCGGCTGCAAGGGCGGCCTGTTCGGCGGCGGCGATGACAAGACCACGCCGACCGTGGGCAATCGCACGCCGATCCTGTCGCGGATCGAAAGCGGTGCGGAAGTCGATCCGGCGCTTGCCGCGGTGTCGGTGGTGCTGCCCCCGGCGCGCGCGAATGCCGAATGGGCGCAGGCCGGCGGCGCGGCAAGCAAGTCCTATGGCCACCTCGCGCTTGCAGAAACCCCGACCAAGATCTGGACTGCCAAGGTTGCCGGATCGTCGAACCGCATGCGGCTGGCCGCCTCGCCGGTGATCGGCGGGGGCAAGGTCTTTGCCGTGGGCACCGACGGCGCGATTTCGGCCTTCGACAAGGCGACGGGCGCACGTGTGTGGTCGCGCGGCGACGAATCGATCACCAAGGATCAGGCGCCTTCCGCCTTCGGCGGCGGGGTCAGCTTCGAAGCGGGCAAGCTTTACGCCACCAACGGGGTGGGCGAAGTGCGCGCGCTGAACGCCGAAACCGGGGACGAATTGTGGAAGGTCAAGCCCGCGGGCCCCTTGCGCGGATCGCCCACGATCGCGTTCGGCCAGGTCTTCGTGATGACGCAGGACAACCAGCTGATCGCACTGAACACTGCCGATGGCGCGCTGGTGTGGGACGAAAGCGGTTCCAACACCCAGTCGGGCGTGTTCGGCGTGGCCGCTCCGGCGGCTGGCCAGGGCTCGATCGTTGCAGGCTATTCGAGCGGCGAACTGACCGCCTACCGCTATGAAAACGGCCGCTCGCTGTGGTCGGACGCGCTGGCGCGGACCAATATCTCGACCACCGTGGGGTCGATCACCGACATCGATGCCGATCCGATCATCGATTCGGGCCGCGTCTATGCGCTGGGTCAGGGTGGACGCATGGCCGCCTATGAACTGGTCACCGGCCAGCGCATCTGGGAATTGAACCTTGCGGGCATTTCCACGCCAGCCATCGCGGGCGAGTGGATCTTCACGCTGACCGACGATGCCCGCCTCCTCGCGATTGCCCGTTCGTCGGGCCGGGTGCGCTGGATCAGCCAGCTGCAACGCTACCGCGATGCCGAAGACAAGAAGGGCCCGATCTTCTGGACCGGCCCGGTGCTTGCCGGCGGCCAGCTGTGGGCGGCAAGCTCGCGCGGGGAAGTGTGGCGGATCAGCGCGGGCGAAGGCTCGGCGACGCTGTTTGCCGATGTCGGCGCGCCGGTCAGCCTTGCGCCCGTGGTGGCGGACGGCGTGCTGTACGTGTTGGACGACGCGGGCACGATCCACGCCTGGAAGTGA
- a CDS encoding methyltransferase family protein: MTAPLSAHPTAAPAARPRSDVSTGVGMVGLAGLAAWITFCRNYPQIAAMLDLGGALSAERGELSGPYAALAALFFTAVPMAAWSLLVDKVHLRPSTGIDWTLKRPLAEVMPDAVIKLVGLWATWALIAGFYTLARWYWSGNYLFAMEVLSFAIFPLVIFSVPYVIWLDRYLVHPRDGAFQFGAFVVGGGIAGRDQWERSAILRHWRAWAIKGFFGAFMISILPPGFAQVVTANPAQVLGDPVAFAMLLVTLLFLVDVQIGTVGYLLTLRPLDSHIRSGNPLLAGWLAALMCYPPFVWGIIGPKDQILSYELATPGWAHWFGGNPALLWAWGALLVFLTGVYAWATVVFGLRFSNLTYRGVITHGPYRFTRHPAYLAKNLFWWASVLPFMVTSDSALEALRNCVFLGVVNGIYYWRARTEEAHLLAEDAKYREYYVWMQSRGAITARLARLSRRITGGGAAPVAAHAVPAE, from the coding sequence ATGACTGCGCCGCTTTCCGCCCATCCAACAGCTGCGCCGGCCGCCCGGCCGCGAAGCGACGTGTCGACCGGCGTCGGCATGGTCGGGCTCGCCGGACTGGCGGCGTGGATCACCTTTTGCCGTAACTATCCGCAGATCGCCGCGATGCTCGATCTGGGCGGTGCATTGTCGGCTGAAAGAGGCGAGTTGTCAGGCCCTTACGCGGCGCTGGCGGCGCTGTTCTTCACGGCGGTGCCGATGGCGGCATGGTCGCTGCTGGTCGACAAGGTGCACCTGCGCCCCTCGACCGGGATCGACTGGACGCTGAAACGCCCGCTGGCCGAGGTGATGCCGGATGCAGTGATCAAGCTGGTCGGCCTGTGGGCGACATGGGCGCTGATTGCTGGCTTCTACACGCTTGCCCGGTGGTACTGGAGCGGCAATTACCTGTTCGCGATGGAAGTGCTCAGCTTTGCCATCTTCCCGCTGGTGATCTTCTCTGTTCCCTATGTCATCTGGCTTGATCGCTATCTGGTGCACCCGCGCGACGGGGCGTTCCAGTTCGGCGCCTTCGTGGTCGGCGGCGGGATTGCGGGCCGCGACCAGTGGGAGCGCAGCGCGATCCTGCGGCACTGGAGGGCGTGGGCGATCAAGGGCTTCTTCGGGGCGTTCATGATCTCGATCCTCCCGCCCGGCTTCGCGCAGGTGGTAACCGCCAATCCAGCGCAGGTGCTGGGCGATCCGGTGGCGTTCGCGATGCTGCTGGTGACGCTGTTGTTCCTCGTCGATGTCCAGATCGGCACGGTGGGGTATCTGCTGACGCTGCGCCCGCTCGATTCGCATATCCGTTCGGGCAACCCTCTGCTCGCGGGCTGGCTGGCGGCGCTGATGTGCTATCCGCCCTTCGTGTGGGGGATCATCGGGCCCAAGGACCAGATCCTGTCCTACGAGTTGGCAACGCCGGGCTGGGCGCACTGGTTTGGCGGCAATCCGGCCTTGCTGTGGGCGTGGGGCGCGCTGCTGGTGTTTCTCACCGGGGTCTATGCTTGGGCAACGGTGGTTTTCGGTCTGCGCTTTTCCAACCTGACCTATCGCGGGGTGATCACCCACGGGCCCTATCGCTTTACCCGGCACCCGGCCTATCTTGCCAAAAACCTGTTCTGGTGGGCGAGCGTGCTGCCCTTCATGGTCACCAGCGACAGCGCGCTCGAAGCCTTGCGCAACTGCGTGTTCCTGGGCGTGGTCAACGGCATCTATTACTGGCGCGCGCGGACCGAGGAAGCGCACCTGCTCGCCGAAGATGCCAAATACCGCGAATATTACGTCTGGATGCAAAGCCGCGGCGCGATCACCGCAAGGCTGGCCCGTCTGTCGCGGCGGATCACCGGGGGCGGGGCAGCGCCGGTCGCGGCCCACGCTGTCCCGGCGGAATAG
- a CDS encoding glutamate--cysteine ligase, with the protein MSTREASTADDPVIESPDQLILPMVRGEKPPADWRIGTEHEKLVFNTADHSAPPYGAPGGIRDLLKGMEQFGWTPVEETGADGTTNVIALKGADGAVSLEPAGQLELSGAPLENLHQTCAETGRHLAQVKQVGEALGVGYLGLGMWPDKTREELPIMPKGRYDIMLRHMPRVGSMGLDMMLRTCTIQVNLDYSSEADMVKKFRTSLALQPLATALFANSPFTEGKPNGFLSYRSHIWSDTDPHRTGMLPFVFEDGFGYERWAEYMLDVPMYFVFREGKYIDAAGLSFRDFLEGKLSVLPGERPTQSDWWDHLSTAFPEVRLKSFLEMRGADGGPWSRICALPAFWVGLLYDQGALDAAWDLVKGWSMEERERLRNEVPRLALATRSPDGGTLQDLGREVLKIAHAGLKSRARLNAAGDNETGYLETLDEIVASGKVPAQRLLDAYHGEWNGDITRVYEQQF; encoded by the coding sequence ATGAGCACACGCGAAGCTTCCACCGCCGACGATCCGGTGATCGAAAGCCCGGACCAGCTGATCCTGCCGATGGTCCGCGGCGAAAAACCGCCCGCCGACTGGCGCATCGGCACCGAACACGAAAAGCTGGTCTTCAATACCGCCGATCACAGCGCCCCGCCTTATGGCGCCCCCGGCGGTATCCGCGATCTGCTGAAAGGCATGGAGCAGTTCGGCTGGACCCCGGTCGAGGAAACCGGCGCGGACGGCACCACCAACGTCATCGCGCTGAAAGGCGCGGACGGCGCGGTCAGCCTTGAGCCTGCGGGCCAGCTCGAACTGTCGGGCGCGCCGCTCGAAAACCTGCACCAGACCTGCGCGGAAACCGGCCGCCATCTGGCGCAGGTCAAGCAGGTGGGCGAGGCCTTGGGCGTCGGCTACCTCGGTCTGGGCATGTGGCCCGACAAGACCCGCGAAGAACTGCCGATCATGCCCAAGGGCCGCTACGACATCATGCTGCGCCACATGCCGCGTGTGGGCAGCATGGGTCTCGACATGATGCTGCGCACCTGCACGATCCAGGTGAACCTCGACTATTCGAGCGAGGCGGACATGGTGAAGAAATTCCGCACCAGTCTCGCGCTGCAACCGCTGGCGACTGCGCTGTTCGCCAATTCGCCCTTTACCGAAGGCAAGCCCAACGGCTTCCTTTCCTACCGCTCGCACATCTGGTCGGACACCGATCCGCACCGCACCGGGATGCTGCCCTTCGTCTTCGAGGACGGCTTCGGCTACGAACGCTGGGCGGAATACATGCTCGACGTGCCGATGTATTTCGTCTTCCGCGAGGGCAAATATATCGACGCGGCGGGGCTTTCCTTCCGTGATTTTCTCGAGGGGAAATTGAGCGTGCTGCCGGGCGAACGCCCGACGCAGAGCGACTGGTGGGATCACCTTTCCACCGCGTTCCCCGAAGTGCGGCTGAAGTCGTTCCTCGAAATGCGCGGCGCGGATGGCGGGCCGTGGAGCCGGATCTGCGCGCTCCCCGCCTTCTGGGTCGGGCTGCTCTATGACCAAGGCGCGCTCGATGCGGCGTGGGATCTGGTCAAGGGCTGGTCGATGGAGGAACGCGAGCGTTTGCGCAATGAAGTGCCGCGGCTTGCGCTCGCCACCCGCTCACCCGATGGCGGCACCTTACAGGACCTGGGCCGCGAAGTGCTCAAGATCGCGCATGCAGGTCTGAAATCGCGCGCGCGGCTGAATGCCGCGGGCGATAACGAGACGGGCTATCTCGAAACGCTCGATGAGATCGTCGCCAGCGGCAAGGTGCCCGCGCAACGCTTGCTCGATGCTTATCACGGCGAATGGAACGGGGATATCACTCGCGTTTACGAACAACAGTTCTGA
- a CDS encoding 16S rRNA (uracil(1498)-N(3))-methyltransferase, which translates to MPATPTWPPKSAPRLFVAEKLAAGAHVRIEGNPAHYLARVMRVGTGDIVILCDDVTGEWAARVVDTGKRDVTLEVADMLRAREAVPDLWLCPALLKKDRFDLILEKATELGVATIRPIVTRRCVADKLNLERAAAITTEAAEQCARTALPALSAPVKLDALLADWPEGRALFFADENGGAPAAAAFGAHHGPAAILTGPEGGFDDAERAAIRAHPAARAITLGPRILRGETAAMAALALWMGTAGDW; encoded by the coding sequence ATGCCTGCCACCCCAACCTGGCCGCCCAAAAGCGCACCGCGCCTGTTCGTTGCCGAAAAACTCGCGGCGGGCGCGCATGTGCGGATCGAAGGCAATCCGGCGCATTATCTGGCGCGCGTCATGCGCGTGGGCACGGGCGATATCGTGATCCTGTGCGACGACGTGACCGGCGAATGGGCCGCGCGCGTGGTCGATACGGGCAAGCGCGACGTGACGCTCGAAGTTGCGGACATGCTCCGCGCGCGCGAAGCTGTGCCCGATCTGTGGCTGTGCCCCGCATTGCTCAAGAAAGACCGGTTCGACCTGATCCTCGAAAAAGCGACCGAACTTGGCGTGGCGACGATCCGGCCGATCGTCACCCGGCGCTGCGTCGCGGACAAGTTGAACCTCGAACGCGCCGCCGCGATCACCACCGAAGCGGCCGAACAATGCGCGCGCACCGCGCTGCCCGCGCTGTCCGCACCGGTGAAGCTCGATGCGCTGCTGGCGGACTGGCCCGAAGGGCGCGCGCTGTTCTTTGCCGACGAAAACGGCGGCGCGCCCGCTGCCGCAGCGTTCGGCGCCCACCATGGCCCGGCAGCCATCCTCACCGGCCCCGAGGGCGGGTTCGACGATGCCGAACGCGCCGCGATCCGCGCGCATCCTGCCGCGCGCGCCATCACGCTCGGCCCGCGAATCCTGAGGGGCGAAACCGCCGCGATGGCCGCGCTGGCGCTGTGGATGGGCACCGCGGGCGACTGGTAA
- the ubiA gene encoding 4-hydroxybenzoate octaprenyltransferase: MSDTIVPDSERSSVSGGLVARLPQRLRDLAMLARFDRPIGWWLLFWPCVFGVWLAGAGPQLALLGWLLVGSIAMRGAGCVYNDIVDADLDRQVARTALRPVASGRVSKKLAWGWLIALCLAGLIVLLQLRWQAQAVALGSLALVAAYPFMKRITWWPQAWLGMVFTWGLLVGWTELRWDNWPVLACLYAGAICWVIGYDTIYALQDREDDAMVGIRSSALAMGGRVKAGVGAFYALTIGLWALGFWLYRSDGFALLALLPVAAHLAWQVATLDADDPANPLARFRSNRLAGALMAAACYVVGNA; this comes from the coding sequence ATGAGCGACACCATCGTCCCCGACAGCGAGCGCAGCAGCGTTTCGGGCGGCCTTGTCGCCCGCCTGCCGCAGCGTCTGCGCGATCTTGCCATGCTGGCGCGGTTCGACCGGCCGATCGGGTGGTGGCTGCTTTTCTGGCCCTGTGTGTTCGGGGTGTGGCTGGCAGGCGCGGGGCCGCAGCTTGCGCTGCTCGGCTGGCTGCTCGTCGGCAGCATCGCGATGCGCGGGGCGGGTTGCGTTTACAACGATATCGTCGATGCCGATCTCGACCGGCAGGTCGCGCGCACGGCGCTGCGCCCGGTGGCGAGCGGGCGCGTGTCGAAAAAACTCGCATGGGGCTGGCTTATCGCGCTGTGCCTCGCCGGGCTCATCGTGCTGCTGCAACTGCGCTGGCAGGCGCAGGCCGTCGCGCTGGGCAGTCTTGCGCTGGTTGCAGCCTATCCCTTCATGAAACGCATCACCTGGTGGCCGCAGGCGTGGCTGGGGATGGTGTTCACCTGGGGGCTGCTGGTCGGCTGGACCGAGCTGCGCTGGGACAATTGGCCAGTGCTCGCCTGCCTGTATGCCGGGGCGATCTGCTGGGTGATCGGTTACGACACGATCTACGCGCTGCAGGACCGCGAGGACGATGCGATGGTCGGCATCCGTTCTTCCGCGCTGGCGATGGGCGGGCGGGTGAAGGCCGGTGTGGGTGCGTTCTATGCGCTGACGATCGGGCTGTGGGCGCTGGGCTTCTGGCTGTATCGCAGCGATGGCTTCGCGCTGCTCGCGCTGCTGCCGGTCGCGGCGCATCTGGCGTGGCAGGTCGCAACGCTCGACGCCGACGATCCCGCCAACCCGCTCGCGCGGTTCCGGTCGAACCGTCTGGCGGGCGCGCTGATGGCGGCGGCGTGTTACGTGGTCGGGAACGCGTAA
- a CDS encoding SOS response-associated peptidase — protein MCNLYRMTKNASEVAAWFDAVDKAQGANFAGEVYPGYTGLVVAEGAVRPMTWGFPLVLKGKQGQPLKPKPVNNARTDKLETGFWRHAFTHNRCLIPLDQWAEAQGPKGRMTRTWMGLPDASLFAVAGVWRPSDTWGDCYAMVMTDSEGTAASAVHDRMPVLLDAEARDIWQQGSPAEALALCRGWEGALTIDATSEPWARSAATPAQQNLL, from the coding sequence ATGTGCAACCTCTACCGCATGACGAAAAACGCCAGCGAGGTCGCGGCGTGGTTCGATGCGGTCGACAAGGCGCAAGGCGCGAATTTTGCGGGCGAGGTCTATCCCGGCTACACCGGCCTTGTCGTGGCCGAAGGCGCGGTCAGGCCGATGACATGGGGCTTTCCGCTGGTGCTCAAAGGCAAGCAGGGCCAGCCCCTGAAGCCCAAGCCGGTCAACAACGCGCGCACCGACAAGCTGGAAACGGGGTTCTGGCGTCATGCTTTCACGCACAACCGCTGCCTGATCCCGCTCGACCAATGGGCCGAGGCGCAAGGGCCCAAGGGGCGCATGACCCGCACCTGGATGGGCCTGCCCGATGCCTCGCTGTTCGCGGTGGCGGGTGTGTGGCGGCCGTCGGACACCTGGGGCGATTGCTACGCGATGGTGATGACCGACAGCGAAGGCACCGCCGCATCAGCCGTTCACGACCGCATGCCCGTGCTGCTCGATGCGGAAGCACGCGATATCTGGCAGCAAGGCTCCCCGGCCGAGGCGCTGGCGCTGTGCCGGGGGTGGGAAGGGGCGCTCACCATCGACGCGACAAGCGAGCCGTGGGCCCGATCCGCCGCCACCCCTGCACAACAAAACTTGCTCTGA
- a CDS encoding ABC transporter ATP-binding protein: MLELSGVSHTYPNGTHALDDVTLSIPKGMFGLLGPNGAGKSTLMRTIATLQAPTHGAIRFGEIDVLAEPDRLRRTLGYLPQDFGVYPRVSAQAMLDHMAVLKGVTAKGERKALVEHLLNQTNLWNVRGKAIAGFSGGMRQRFGIAQALIGDPQLIIVDEPTAGLDPEERNRFLNLLAGIGENVVVILSTHIVDDVADLCPRMAVLAGGKLRLEGAPRELIDAARGRVWQKTVPHTMLAEMQAAHEVISHRFFAGDIVVHVLSDTQPEGFAPVSGGLEDVYFATLAETRRAPAAHAA, encoded by the coding sequence ATGCTCGAACTCAGCGGCGTCAGCCACACCTATCCCAACGGCACCCACGCGCTCGACGATGTGACGCTGTCGATCCCCAAGGGAATGTTCGGGCTGCTGGGTCCGAATGGTGCGGGCAAATCGACGCTGATGCGCACCATCGCGACGTTGCAGGCGCCGACCCACGGCGCGATCCGCTTCGGCGAGATCGACGTGCTGGCCGAGCCCGATCGCCTGCGCCGCACGCTGGGCTATCTGCCGCAGGATTTCGGCGTCTATCCTCGGGTGTCCGCGCAGGCGATGCTCGATCACATGGCGGTGCTCAAAGGCGTCACCGCCAAGGGTGAGCGCAAGGCGCTGGTCGAACACCTCCTCAACCAGACCAACCTCTGGAACGTGCGCGGCAAGGCGATCGCGGGCTTTTCTGGCGGGATGCGACAGCGCTTCGGCATCGCGCAGGCGCTGATCGGCGATCCGCAGCTCATCATCGTCGATGAGCCCACCGCCGGGCTCGATCCCGAAGAACGCAACCGGTTTTTGAACCTGCTCGCCGGGATCGGGGAGAACGTGGTAGTGATCCTGTCGACCCACATCGTCGACGATGTCGCCGACCTGTGCCCGCGCATGGCGGTGCTGGCAGGCGGCAAGCTGCGGCTGGAAGGCGCGCCGCGCGAATTGATCGATGCGGCGCGCGGCCGCGTCTGGCAGAAAACCGTGCCGCACACGATGCTGGCCGAAATGCAGGCCGCCCACGAGGTGATCTCGCACCGCTTCTTTGCGGGCGATATCGTCGTCCACGTATTGTCCGATACCCAGCCCGAAGGCTTTGCACCGGTCAGCGGCGGGCTTGAGGATGTCTATTTCGCAACGCTCGCCGAAACCCGCCGCGCGCCCGCTGCGCACGCCGCTTGA